One window of the Saccopteryx bilineata isolate mSacBil1 chromosome 2, mSacBil1_pri_phased_curated, whole genome shotgun sequence genome contains the following:
- the NTS gene encoding neurotensin/neuromedin N yields the protein MVAEMKLQLVCMILLAFSSWSLCSESEEEMKALEADLLTSVHTSKTSKASVPSWKMTLLSVCSLINTLNGQAEETREFHEEELIPRRRFPTALDGFSLEAMLTIYQIRNICHSRAFQHWELIQEEVLDNGNDKNEKEEVIKRKIPYILKRQLYENKPRRPYILKRGSYYY from the exons ATGGTGGCAGAAATGAAACTTCAGCTGGTATGCATGATACTCCTGGCTTTCAGCTCCTGGAGTCTGTGCTCAG AGTCAGAAGAGGAAATGAAGGCGTTAGAAGCAGATTTATTGACCAGTGTGCACACATCAAag acCAGTAAGGCAAGTGTTCCCTCTTGGAAAATGACCCTGCTGAGTGTTTGCAGTCTTATAAATACCCTGAACGGCCAAGCTGAAGAAACGAGAGAGTTTCATGAAGAGGAGCTTATTCCAAGAAGGAGATTTCCCACTGCCTTAGATGGCTTTAGCTTGGAAGCAATGTTGACAATATACCAGATCCGAAATATCTGTCACAGCCGGGCCTTTCAACACTGGGag TTAATTCAGGAAGAAGTTCTTGATAATggaaatgacaaaaatgaaaaagaagaagttataaagagaaaaattcctTACATTCTGAAACGGCAACTGTATGAGAATAAACCCAGAAGACCCTACATACTCAAAAGGGGTTCTTACTACTACTGA